Proteins found in one Pelmatolapia mariae isolate MD_Pm_ZW linkage group LG7, Pm_UMD_F_2, whole genome shotgun sequence genomic segment:
- the hps5 gene encoding Hermansky-Pudlak syndrome 5 protein: protein MPPIPVVPENHNYVLAEFDCLDPLLSALRLDSGRLKCTCLAVSRKWLALGTSAGGVHLIQREGWKQRLILTHKEGSIAQVACCPHDEDFIAVATSQGLVVVWELQLERRVRPERVSVSWEHRGQTVTALCWDTSALKVFVGDSGGKVSFLRAGSSKMGKGSAFVIFPVQTVTTVDSKVVQLGYQDGRLLVSSLTRCYLCDTEKEKFWRVGNKERDGEFGACFFPQNRGLLMGQPPLLYCARPGSRIWEASFNGEVLSTHQFKQLLACPPLPLITFRNEPNYNPVQKTPQSIAFPKLLYLGDQNLLTWTDSAIYIFTPQNGQLLLWTEVKDLLDVAVYRSELFCLHGSGRLSHLSLLSAERCVERLLRRESWPLAAAVCCMFQHAITTGRARKSIPIDRLEHLKSQLSSSTHLELIGQLEEVFTKLEPLDSASSSRRSSISSHESFNVLDCGIYRVISRRGSQSDEETSSLLNHSVSEEERLKEFSFVQDEDQVDHDPQTSERTEAERSDQGLQFHLPLSFRPKPPRIALQAVKDSVSSFVKKTTEKINTLQMNSELWQRPEFREGGPTEISATTNLYSEEMENEVGDEISNAEAEMQELQSATEQAISQIQDPLVLLDPASLKEALLEWLPVLERILGSVELKSAAAGDSAIDGAGEERWDTDYLSTCSDQREEPTSSSEEPTDVTEKNETPKPEEEEGQHENQLMLDSTKNGASNGSPAEPVRVVPPKPIPSDLLAHLSELATLYTELSCFRNQNEQELGCTVFLRRYFFLLDQERVRRMCLLCHQEQPEIMSSFTEAMLELTQSSKVVEVFQRGDLQKSLRSLRELQPWSPARLLAHFHRLYEKHGEAAVRSFSQFYPTITPADVMTMAQKSHFLAYLDNLVQSQSEEHRLSFLQSLLDPESLRQDWLELALTHDAPQCCDTLTPDGLPRWHSHCFAWGYGRLLSLLIRLPADFSSKQKMLQTCRSHGYWTGYLYLCNELQLRTEAFTAICQLDDITLLDESDGVRPQTVDEWKLLIQLSQQCSSTVNSEQVAGVNGSDWSNGSADCGGKISPESLTLMLARTVGPDQALTILEDCGVQLVLSPHSKLVCEVLRVAERRQRAMIQTMLERCDRFLWSQHA from the exons ATGCCTCCGATACCAGTTGTTCCAGAGAACCACAATTATGTCCTGGCAGAGTTTGACTGCCTCGATCCACTTCTCTCTGCTCTGCGTTTGGACTCTGGCAGGCTAAAG TGTACCTGTTTGGCAGTGTCGAGGAAGTGGCTCGCATTAGGAACATCAGCAGGGGGGGTGCACCTGATTCAGAGGGAGGGCTGGAAACAACGGCTCATCCTCACTCACAAG GAGGGATCCATCGCTCAGGTGGCATGTTGCCCTCATGATGAAGACTTTATTGCAGTTGCAACAAG TCAGGGTCTGGTGGTGGTGTGGGAGCTGCAGTTGGAGCGGCGGGTTCGTCCAGAGAGAGTCAGCGTGTCCTGGGAGCACAGAGGTCAGACAGTTACTGCACTCTGCTGGGATACAAGCGCGCTGAAAGTTTTTGTCGGCGACTCTGGAGGCAAGGTGTCCTTTCTCCGTGCAGGATCCTCCAAAATGGGAAAG ggGTCAGCGTTTGTTATATTCCCTGTCCAGACTGTCACCACTGTGGACTCTAAAGTGGTTCAGCTTGGGTACCAAGATGGACGACTGCTTGTGTCTTCCCTCACACGCTGCTACCTCTGCGACACAGAGAA GGAGAAGTTCTGGCGTGTTGGTAATAAGGAGCGTGACGGGGAGTTTGGAGCTTGCTTTTTCCCTCAGAATAGGGGATTATTAATGGGTCAGCCCCCACTGCTGTACTGTGCCCGGCCGGGGTCTCGAATATGGGAGGCCAGTTTTAATGGCGAGGTTCTGAGCACCCATCAGTTCAAACAGCTTCTGGCGTGTCCTCCACTGCCTCTCATCACTTTTAG AAATGAGCCAAATTACAATCCAGTGCAGAAGACTCCACAGTCTATCGCCTTCCCTAAGCTGCTTTATTTGGG GGACCAAAACCTGCTGACCTGGACTGATTCTGCCATTTATATCTTCACACCTCAGAATGGACAGCTGCTCCTCTGGACTGAAGTTAAAG aTTTGCTTGATGTGGCGGTCTATCGCAGTGAGCTCTTCTGTCTCCATGGAAGCGGGCGTCTGTCCCACCTCTCCTTGTTATCTGCAGAGCGATGTGTTGAGCGTCTGCTGCGCAGGGAGTCCTGGCCTctggctgctgctgtctgctgtaTGTTCCAACACGCAATCACTACAGGCAGG gCCAGGAAATCAATTCCCATTGACCGCCTCGAGCACCTGAAGTCTCAGCTCAGTTCCAGCACACATCTGGAGCTCATCGGGCAGCTGGAAGAGGTCTTCACAAAACTGGAGCCTCTTGACTCAGCCTCCAGCAGCCGGAGGAGCAGTATCTCCTCACAT GAGAGTTTCAACGTCCTGGACTGTGGAATCTATCGAGTGATCAGCCGCAGAGGAAGCCAGTCAGATGAGGAGACGAGCTCCCTGCTTAATCACTCTGTGTCAGAGGAGGAGCGACTCAAAGAATTCAGCTTTGTGCAGGATGAGGATCAGGTTGATCACG ATCCACAGACCAGTGAGCGCACGGAGGCCGAACGATCTGACCAAGGCCTGCAGTTTCACCTCCCACTCTCGTTCCGTCCCAAACCCCCCCGCATCGCGCTGCAGGCCGTTAAAGACAG tgtttctagtttcgTTAAGAAGACAACAGAGAAGATCAACACTCTCCAGATGAACTCTGAGCTCTGGCAGAGACCTGAATTCAGAGAGGGCGGACCCACTGAAATATCAGCCACCACAAATTTGTACTCAGAGGAAATGGAGAATGA GGTTGGTGATGAAATATCTAACGCTGAGGCTGAAATGCAGGAACTTCAGTCAGCAACAGAGCAAGCTAT CTCCCAGATACAAGATCCTTTGGTGCTACTAGACCCAGCCTCCCTGAAAGAAGCTCTGCTGGAGTGGTTGCCGGTTCTGGAGCGAATACTTGGGTCTGTGGAGCTCAAGTCTGCTGCTGCAGGTGATTCCGCTATCGATGGAGCAGGAGAGGAGAGATGGGATACGGATTATTTAAGCACCTGCTCAGATCAACGAGAGGAGCCTACCTCCTCATCAGAAGAACCGACAGATGTTACAGAGAAGAACGAAACGCCTAAGcctgaggaagaagagggacAGCATGAGAACCAGCTGATGTTAGACTCAACGAAAAACGGTGCTTCAAATGGGAGTCCTGCTGAGCCAGTCCGTGTGGTGCCCCCTAAACCCATACCATCAGATTTGCTGGCTCATCTCTCTGAGCTGGCCACACTGTACACAGAACTGAGCTGCTTCAGAAACCAGAATGAACAAGAGCTGGGGTGCACAGTTTTCCTGAGGCGCTACTTTTTTCTGCTGGACCAAGAGCGCGTGAGAAGAATGTGTCTGCTGTGCCACCAGGAGCAGCCCGAGATAATGAGCTCCTTCACTGAGGCAATGCTAG AGCTCACCCAGTCTAGCAAGGTGGTGGAAGTTTTTCAGAGAGGTGATTTGCAGAAATCTTTGAGAAGTCTGAGAGAGCTGCAGCCCTGGAGTCCAGCTCGTCTCCTCGCTCACTTTCACAG ACTGTATGAGAAGCACGGTGAGGCGGCTGTACGCTCCTTTTCCCAGTTCTATCCTACCATAACTCCTGCTGATGTAATGACCATGGCTCAAAAAAGCCATTTCCTGGCATATCTGGATAATCTGGTACAATCACAAAGTGAGGAGCACAG gTTGTCATTTTTGCAGTCCCTCCTTGATCCAGAATCACTGAGACAGGATTGGCTGGAGCTGGCACTTACCCATGATGCCCCGCAGTGCTGTGATACCCTGACCCCTGATGGACTGCCAAG GTGGCATTCACATTGTTTCGCTTGGGGCTATGGACGCCTTCTGTCGCTGCTGATTCGCCTTCCTGCAGACTTTTCCTCAAAGCAGAAGATGTTACAGACTTGTCGAAGTCACGG GTACTGGACGGGCTACCTCTACCTCTGCAATGAGCTCCAACTTCGCACAGAAGCTTTCACCGCCATCTGTCAGCTGGATGACATCACCCTGCTGGATGAATCTGATG GTGTTAGGCCCCAGACCGTGGACGAGTGGAAGCTCTTGATCCAGCTGTCTCAGCAGTGCAGCAGCACGGTCAACTCGGAGCAGGTCGCAGGTGTGAATGGGAGTGACTGGTCCAACGGCTCAGCAGACTGCGGAGGAAAGATCAGCCCGGAGAGCCTGACTCTCATGCTGGCTAGGACTGTCGGGCCTGACCAAGCTCTGACCATCCTGGAGGACTGTGGTGTTCAACTGGTCCTTTCACCCCACTCCAAACTGGTCTGTGAGGTGCTGAGAGTCGCTGAGAGGAGGCAAAG ggccATGATCCAGACGATGCTCGAGCGGTGTGATCGGTTCTTGTGGTCTCAGCACGCCTGA